A single region of the Magnetococcales bacterium genome encodes:
- a CDS encoding polysaccharide biosynthesis protein, whose protein sequence is MTRSRRTKQSILLYFDMLAILTSIWGGFAVRYDVFLPDALKVSWVSMPLAMVVSFPVFQYFGLYRAIIRFMEAQAVFSILKAVALSVLLTVYGAKLLGIPLFSLTVWAVEGMLLLILIGGSRLLVRFLLISGPSSPRKRLPTAIYGAGDAGVRLAMAIKHSVEVQPLLFIDDNKEIQGHEILGLPVHSPRELPDLIKQFGIHRIMVAMPSVSRVRRSEIIRELEKLPAQVMVVPDLGQIASGNKRVEDVEQVGIEDLLERTPVQPNQVLMDACIRDKSVLVTGAGGSIGSELCRKILQLSPKRLVLVERTEFALYTIEQELRRILEGLPVKFDLIPILGSTEHHKRMRSVIESFAINTVYHAAAYKHVPIIERNPIEGVQNNIFGTLNLAEAANLGGVETFVLISTDKAVRPTNVMGATKRFSELILQGLSQQEGVKTRFVSVRFGNVLASSGSVVPLFRDQIKRGGPVTVTHPDVERFFMTISEAAELVIQAGSMGHGGDVFVLDMGKQIRIDAFARRMIRLAGLTVKDQNNPYGDIEIMYTGLREGEKLYEELLIGNNLLPTEHEMILHAQEESLPWERIQKDLSRLVQASKDFDYMEIIKVLEGAVSGYHPPSGIQDWVWIHRSQ, encoded by the coding sequence TTGACGCGCTCGCGCCGCACGAAACAGTCCATTCTGCTCTATTTCGACATGCTGGCCATTCTGACCAGCATCTGGGGCGGTTTTGCTGTGCGGTACGACGTTTTTCTCCCGGACGCGCTGAAAGTCAGCTGGGTCTCCATGCCTCTGGCCATGGTGGTCTCGTTCCCTGTCTTTCAATATTTTGGTCTTTATCGGGCCATCATCCGCTTCATGGAGGCGCAAGCGGTCTTCAGTATCCTGAAAGCTGTTGCGCTTAGCGTCCTGCTGACGGTGTATGGCGCCAAACTGCTCGGCATTCCTCTTTTCTCGCTGACGGTCTGGGCCGTTGAAGGCATGCTGTTGCTGATCCTGATCGGGGGGAGCCGCTTGCTGGTTCGATTCCTGTTGATTTCCGGTCCCAGCTCGCCCAGAAAGCGCCTGCCTACCGCCATCTATGGGGCAGGCGACGCAGGTGTCCGGCTGGCCATGGCCATCAAACACAGCGTTGAAGTGCAACCTCTCCTTTTCATCGATGACAACAAGGAGATCCAGGGACACGAAATTCTCGGTTTGCCCGTTCACTCCCCCCGAGAACTTCCTGACCTGATCAAGCAGTTTGGCATTCATCGCATCATGGTGGCCATGCCCTCGGTCAGTCGGGTACGCCGTTCGGAAATCATCCGTGAACTGGAGAAGTTGCCAGCACAAGTCATGGTCGTTCCGGATCTAGGCCAGATCGCTAGCGGCAACAAACGTGTCGAAGATGTGGAACAAGTTGGCATCGAGGATCTGCTGGAACGAACCCCTGTGCAACCCAACCAGGTCTTGATGGATGCCTGTATTCGTGACAAATCCGTATTGGTGACCGGCGCCGGGGGTTCCATCGGGTCGGAATTGTGCCGAAAAATCCTCCAGTTATCTCCCAAGCGCCTGGTTCTGGTCGAGCGGACGGAATTTGCCCTTTATACCATTGAACAGGAGTTGCGACGCATTCTGGAAGGTCTCCCCGTCAAATTTGACCTGATCCCCATCCTTGGTTCCACCGAGCATCACAAACGCATGCGTTCGGTCATCGAATCTTTTGCGATCAACACCGTCTATCATGCGGCAGCCTACAAACACGTCCCCATCATCGAACGCAATCCCATCGAGGGGGTGCAAAACAATATTTTTGGCACCCTCAATCTTGCTGAAGCCGCCAATCTTGGCGGGGTGGAGACGTTTGTCCTGATTTCCACCGACAAGGCGGTGCGGCCAACCAATGTCATGGGCGCCACCAAACGCTTCAGCGAATTGATCCTGCAAGGACTTTCCCAGCAAGAAGGGGTGAAGACCCGCTTCGTTTCCGTCCGTTTCGGCAACGTACTGGCATCTTCCGGATCCGTCGTCCCCTTGTTTCGGGATCAGATCAAACGCGGTGGCCCTGTGACAGTGACCCATCCTGACGTGGAACGTTTCTTCATGACCATATCCGAAGCGGCGGAACTGGTCATTCAGGCCGGATCCATGGGCCACGGGGGTGATGTCTTTGTTTTGGATATGGGAAAACAAATCCGCATCGACGCCTTCGCCCGGCGCATGATTCGACTGGCTGGATTGACGGTGAAAGATCAAAACAACCCTTACGGCGATATCGAGATCATGTATACCGGCCTGCGAGAGGGGGAAAAGCTCTATGAAGAGCTGCTGATCGGCAACAACCTCTTGCCTACCGAACACGAAATGATCCTGCATGCCCAGGAAGAGTCCCTGCCCTGGGAGCGCATTCAGAAGGATCTGTCCAGGCTCGTGCAGGCCTCCAAGGATTTTGATTACATGGAAATCATCAAAGTACTGGAAGGTGCGGTCAGCGGATACCATCCCCCCAGTGGTATCCAGGATTGGGTCTGGATCCACAGGTCACAGTAA
- a CDS encoding diguanylate cyclase, giving the protein MAQNRISHGKGATSKRVLKSIALRYRDQKRINQQLLAEIAQKQRLLQVFSGYCHAVGNASSEIELFTHFCHFAVKQGGYLLAWVGEKQFDAQKTVKPIAWDGVGVDYIAEVQVNWSETDIHSHGPSGRAIRGGRTEYCSDTTTDPHFLPWLELSKRHGFRSMLAVPLKPGNEIYGSINFYSANPDAFRALEIEHLEMIANQITLWLYYNRESSKAQELEWLNRRALESRIAIAAMLEVSLEPINMNAMLASLLKIILSVPWLSLESKGSIFLADPINRTLRLAAQHNLSPQLLEKCRIVPYGYCLCGRAAQEHQIVFSPTLDEQHDVTFVGIMPHGHYCVPILSQNKLLGILNLYVTDGHSPDPEEQGFLATVGNTLSGIIERKIIEDEMSRLVRFDSLTGFLNRRSFYEELTREITRARREKRDFALLYIDLDGFKKINDTFGHPVGDELLKMVCSRISTALRMSDTLARMGGDEFCVLLVGMISESHALAVAGKIVSQLGEEFRIGQHVCQIGCSIGISLYPAHSTTPEDLVRRADMALYDVKRTGRNHAKVYHVGMEMGPI; this is encoded by the coding sequence ATGGCACAAAACAGGATATCACACGGCAAGGGTGCAACGTCAAAACGTGTTCTCAAATCGATTGCATTGAGGTACAGGGATCAAAAACGGATCAACCAGCAACTTCTTGCCGAGATTGCCCAAAAGCAGCGCTTGTTGCAGGTCTTCTCCGGTTATTGTCATGCCGTGGGCAACGCCTCCTCGGAGATCGAGCTTTTTACCCATTTCTGTCATTTTGCCGTCAAACAGGGAGGGTACCTGCTGGCTTGGGTCGGGGAGAAACAGTTTGATGCCCAGAAAACGGTCAAGCCCATAGCCTGGGATGGGGTAGGTGTTGACTATATTGCGGAGGTCCAGGTCAATTGGTCAGAAACGGACATCCATAGTCACGGCCCTTCAGGTCGGGCCATCCGAGGGGGGCGCACCGAATACTGCTCTGATACCACCACCGATCCCCATTTTCTTCCCTGGTTGGAACTATCCAAGAGACATGGATTCAGATCCATGTTGGCAGTACCGCTCAAACCCGGGAATGAAATTTATGGATCCATCAATTTTTATTCCGCCAATCCTGATGCCTTCCGGGCCTTGGAGATCGAACACCTGGAGATGATCGCCAACCAGATCACACTTTGGCTTTACTACAACCGCGAGTCATCCAAAGCCCAGGAACTTGAATGGCTCAACCGGCGCGCCCTGGAGTCACGCATCGCCATTGCGGCCATGTTGGAAGTCTCTCTCGAACCGATCAACATGAATGCCATGCTGGCATCCCTTTTAAAAATCATCCTGTCTGTCCCTTGGCTTTCCCTGGAATCGAAAGGCTCCATATTCCTTGCCGACCCCATCAACCGAACCTTGCGTTTGGCTGCGCAACACAATTTATCTCCCCAACTTTTGGAGAAATGCCGTATCGTCCCTTATGGTTACTGCCTGTGTGGCCGTGCCGCGCAAGAACACCAAATCGTTTTTTCGCCAACTCTTGATGAACAACACGATGTCACATTTGTCGGCATCATGCCACATGGACACTATTGTGTGCCGATTCTTTCACAAAACAAGCTTCTTGGTATTTTAAACCTTTACGTCACGGATGGACACTCTCCCGACCCCGAAGAGCAGGGGTTTCTTGCCACGGTCGGCAACACTTTGTCTGGCATTATCGAACGAAAAATCATCGAAGATGAAATGAGCAGACTGGTTCGTTTCGACAGCCTGACGGGTTTTTTGAACCGCCGCAGCTTCTATGAGGAGTTGACCAGGGAGATTACCCGGGCACGCCGGGAAAAAAGGGATTTTGCCTTATTGTATATTGATCTGGATGGTTTTAAAAAAATCAATGATACCTTCGGCCACCCGGTGGGAGATGAGTTGTTGAAGATGGTCTGCTCCCGCATCTCTACGGCATTGCGCATGTCCGATACCCTGGCTCGGATGGGTGGAGACGAATTTTGCGTCCTGCTCGTTGGCATGATCAGCGAAAGTCACGCCCTTGCGGTAGCCGGCAAGATCGTCAGTCAACTGGGTGAGGAGTTCCGCATTGGCCAACACGTTTGCCAAATCGGTTGCAGCATCGGCATCTCTCTCTATCCTGCCCACTCCACAACCCCGGAAGATTTGGTCCGCCGCGCCGACATGGCGCTCTACGATGTCAAGCGCACGGGTCGCAACCATGCCAAGGTGTACCACGTCGGCATGGAAATGGGGCCCATATAA
- the lgt gene encoding prolipoprotein diacylglyceryl transferase has translation MGHVAHCLIWDVDPVVTLWSLHIRWYGILFALGVVLGHMLLSWQMARAGHPEDTDIRLTWALATGMLIGAFTGHRLFYEWDRVLADPWSAFSLKGPVIGLSSHGATVGILFAAYLFHRWTRIPFLELTDRITFGTALVAVFVRLGNLVNSEIVGKAASVPWAICFTHYDRAGLVPRHPVQIYEALLGVVVLGLLFWADRKSGGERRPTGMLTGLFATSYFGLRIVAEFFKEPLVLSPDSPLSMGQILSFPFFLVGVVLLVRSLTKGGAQTTA, from the coding sequence TTGGGGCATGTCGCGCACTGTCTGATCTGGGACGTGGATCCCGTTGTGACGTTGTGGTCCCTGCATATCCGCTGGTATGGGATCCTTTTTGCCTTGGGCGTGGTGCTGGGTCACATGCTCCTCTCCTGGCAGATGGCGCGTGCCGGCCATCCAGAGGACACGGACATACGTCTGACCTGGGCGCTGGCCACGGGCATGTTGATCGGCGCGTTTACTGGGCACCGTCTGTTCTACGAGTGGGATCGTGTGCTGGCTGATCCGTGGAGCGCCTTCAGTCTGAAAGGGCCTGTTATCGGGCTCTCCAGCCATGGCGCCACGGTAGGGATTCTGTTTGCGGCCTATCTTTTCCATCGGTGGACACGCATTCCGTTTCTGGAGTTGACCGACCGGATCACCTTTGGCACGGCTTTGGTGGCCGTTTTTGTGCGTCTGGGCAATCTTGTCAACTCAGAGATTGTCGGCAAGGCTGCCTCTGTTCCCTGGGCCATCTGTTTTACCCATTATGACCGGGCCGGTTTGGTTCCCCGGCATCCTGTACAAATTTATGAGGCCCTGCTGGGTGTTGTGGTACTCGGATTATTGTTCTGGGCCGACCGTAAAAGCGGCGGGGAGAGGCGTCCGACCGGTATGCTGACGGGGTTGTTTGCCACCAGTTATTTTGGTTTGCGCATCGTGGCGGAGTTTTTCAAGGAGCCTTTGGTGCTCTCTCCCGATTCTCCTCTCTCCATGGGCCAAATCCTCTCCTTTCCGTTCTTTCTCGTCGGCGTCGTTCTCCTGGTGCGGTCCCTGACCAAGGGGGGGGCGCAGACCACAGCCTGA